The genomic stretch GGACGCCACCGGGAGCTGTCCAGAGCGAGCAAGGTGCCCAATTAAAGCCATTAACACCCCATAATCCGTCCCCTGGCTTGTTACAAGTGgaaggagcaaaaaaaaagcGGAGAAAAAAGGGATTTTGGCCGTTACCTCAGCGGCGTTATTTTGAAATAACCAGATCCGGCAGCGGTTGTTTCACAATTGCTGACGATAATtaggcaggggtggggggcaaactccatcatcatcatcatcatccccAGCTCACTTTAATTCACTAATTAAGGTGAAATCCATGATAACAAACGCCTTCGTGTTGTCACAACCCACCTCGCTCCACAGCAAGATGTTGGGCcgcaaaaaataaacaccaaaatGCTCTGAAAACCACCCAAATTATCCATTCCAGGATTTTGGGGCTCTTTCCTTCAAATTGTTTGCCCAGTCACTGCGGCGCTTCAGGGAGAAAAGAGGGGAGTGGGCACCTGCGCCGCATCTCCCACCAAAATAGGCCGTCACCGGGGTAAATTAGTTACGAACGATGCTTTAAAACACCCCTGCCCCGTTGCTGGAATTATttctggtaagaaaaaaaaaaatgctaaaataaattgaaaaatccTAAACTAagtaaaaaaatcctaaaaataaaCCACCGCCACGTGGATGGGTGTCGTTCGGAGGAGGCACTGGCAATCTGGACCAGGTAAGGGTTGAACAGCAGcaaatgaaatagaaattgAACCCAGCCTGGACCGAGCTCAATTAATCTCGTTTTCTTAATTACGTGGCAGGCTGAAGGCTTGAAAAACGGGTTTAACCCCCGATTTTTGGTGTTCCTAccaaaaaagtgtttctgtctTGGGGTGAGAGTGCCCCGGTGGATGCAAGAGCAAGCAAGAGCCAGGACAGACTGTGGGGAGCTACGAGCTCGTTAATCTAATGACTCGTTAATGATACCTGTAAGAAACAGCCATCAACGATGTCAAGAAATAACACGGTCAGCCTCTGGCAAGCCAGGAAAATTCAGCGTGTTCTTCCAGAGGTGCCTTAATTCCTCACTACGGGGAGGGGACATGACTCCCAGCCTCATTCGGGGCTAAAACTACCAGAAACGGTTAAAAATGATGCAGTTAATTAATGACGGCATCTAGGAAACGAGGTCCCGCTTGCTTTTACACCCTTACCGAGTCTGACAGGCTTCGGAGATTGGGAAAGAGGAGCAAAGCCGGGCACGGAGGACTCGTCACCCCGATGTCAGCACAATTGCCGTTTCCAGCgattttatttattactattattatttttttaaaaaaagcagaagggatTGGCATTCCTTTCTGCGTGCTGAAGCGCTTCACCCCCTCCTTCCTCCGTCTGGCCAAACGATCCGCGATTGATGGTGACGGCCTCTTTCGGGAGGATGAATTTCACCCCATCGTGCCGGAATCTGGCCAGGCGGTCGCTCACCCTTCACtcagcacattttctttctttttttttttttttttttgtggggtggggtggggtgtgttttgttattttttatcttaaaacCCCAAGCTCCGGCCATGGATTTAGTTGCTAAAATACAGCCTGagaaggtggggtttttttagcttctCCGTGGAGAGCTTTTAGAGACATTAGAGGTGTTAAAGCCCAACGGAGCCTTTAGCCACGTCACTGCCAGATTTACCGATTTTGAGGATACAAAGGCGAAGGCTGACGTTTGGCATCACCTTGACGTTCAGGCGGTCGGCACGCAGCGAGCGTCACTCCTTCGCCTCAACCGAGCGCAAACCCCAGCCCCTCttcaagccaaaaaaaccccctcaaacCAACCCCGAAACCCCCAAAATCCTCCTCACTGAGACATTTGGGAATTCAACCATCGCCGTTTCATCCCATCCGGTACAACAAACGCTTCTAGCGGCGCGGCGGATTATTTCTACCGGTCGGCGCGGTGTTAACGGTTCAATGCGTCGCTAAAGGTGAAGTAGATACAGGCAAGCGGCGATACAACCGGGCAGCGAGTGCCACCTGTTTTCATCTTGGCTTCATAGGGTGgtttgttgggttgggtttttttttttccccttcctccccacagcGAGGGAACAGCCGTAGGTCTGCAAGGAGCGGCACCGAGGAGAAACGCTCACGTCCCGTTCGCACGACGTTCCTGCGAGAGGAAACAACACATCGCCGTCAGCACACCGGGTGGGGGAGGTGCGTGGAGTCAAACCTCATGAGTTCCAGCTGCGAGTTTTGGaaaccaccacccccccaccccgccaaAAAAATTGATAATAATCCATTTCTCGGCATCTTTACCTCCAGTCGCCTTCACGTCAAGATTTCCTGCCTGCCCGAATCCTGTATAGATCCACCCACTCCCTCCGCTTGGTGCTTCTCCATCACTTGCAGGACGTCCTCCAAAATGGACGGCCCCAAATCCAcgtggagggagaggagggagccGGCGTGGGAGAGGAAGGCCGGCTCGGCACTACCCTTCTCCTCGGCGAAGCCGTTCGTTGGAGCAGCGAAACGGGAGGCGCAGGGATGCAGCAGCGAGGCGGCGCTCCCACCCTCGCCGTCCTCCTCCCCGCTTGGCACCGCCGGGGCTTTGTCATCGAGGTGCAACCGCGGTGGTTTCGGCGGGGCTTGCGCCGAGGGCAGCGTCAGCGCCTGCGGCCCCCCGATGACGGGCAAGGAGATGGCGTTTTTGAGGAGGGGGGATGAAGTCTCCGAGGAGGGCTGCTGGCATCCGGAGATAGTGGCCGTCCTGGAGAACTCGAATGGTGCCGCATCGGGGCTGTCCTTGTCGGAGTCGAAGCTTCCTTCGGTCCTGGGGAGGAGATGAAACTTGCCCTGAAGGAAGGAGATGTCCCCAAACATGTCGCTCTCCCCGCCGCTGCCGATGTGAATCGTGTGCCTGAAGTCCCCCAAGGGCGGGCTGATCATGTCGGAGGAGAGGATGTCGCGGagcttctcctttttccccttcctgctcccccTCTTCAGGTAGATCGGCACCTTGGTGGACATCTCGCCCAGGCGCGGAGCTCTTCCACGCCAACTCAAAAGACCGTCGTCTTCCTCGACCTCGGTGAtgtgagctttaaaaaaaatgaatctgcaaattaaaaaaaaaaaaaaaaaaaaaagaaaaaaaaaactcttaAAAGGAAGTTATAACACGTCGGGTGGAGATCCTCAACCTCAACACGTCCCAGGAAATTAATTCCAGACGTTCTCCGCTCCTCTATCTAAAATTCGTTGGCGGCGTTATCGATAACAAAACAACGGGGGTAATTAAATCCAGGTGCCTCTCCCCAGGATTTGTTTCGAGTGGGAGAAAAACCAGGGTCAGAGCTGGAAATCTAAGAGGATTTGTGTTTTTGTGGGGGGAAGCGGGGTTCAGAGTTAAAGACAGGGAGAGCGCAGCGTCGGGACGCGGCTTTTCTAGCCCCAAAgagctattttttcctttcgGTTCCCTCTCCTCTTGGCCACGCACAACCCAGCCCCACCCAACAACCAgcccaaataaaaaataatagagattaaggcaggagggggaaggaaatggtgtttttttttacccccaCCGTTTTGGTCATATTCATTCAACTCTGGAGGGTTTATGCATTTGGTTCTAGGCATGACTTTTGACCAGAGGAATAAGGCAAAAATGGGTATTTTATGCAATAATAAATGTCATACGCAACCTTGGGAAACGCTGCAGTGGGACAGAAAAAGGGATGAAAGAGGGTTTGGGCCACCTGAACATTAATTTTCACAAATCAAGTGGGAAGGGCTGGAGGTTTAGCCTTTATCACTCattttttttggggaaaaaatatttcaaaatcccATCGCGCCGTGTTTCTGCGAAACCGTATCTGATCTGCTGTCGACTGcaaatataaaacagaatttataaGTGATTTAGAGACGGGTTTGTCCACGCGCTGAGCCCCTCTACCGCTAAAACAACCACCCGCCACAGCTTCCAGCCTCTTTACGCTGTGTGTAATGCACCACCTGGTACAGCCGCACCAGGAAAGCGAGAGCTGATGGTGCAACCGCTGCCGAAACCGCTGCCGAAACCACCGCGGCCGAGCCCTGTGCTTcaaccccacccccaaaccatCGCGGCAAGAGGTCAGGCCCGATTCCCTGGCGGCGGCGTTCCCGTCAGCTGCCACACAACACGAAGC from Falco peregrinus isolate bFalPer1 unplaced genomic scaffold, bFalPer1.pri scaffold_124, whole genome shotgun sequence encodes the following:
- the CDC42EP2 gene encoding cdc42 effector protein 2 — its product is MSTKVPIYLKRGSRKGKKEKLRDILSSDMISPPLGDFRHTIHIGSGGESDMFGDISFLQGKFHLLPRTEGSFDSDKDSPDAAPFEFSRTATISGCQQPSSETSSPLLKNAISLPVIGGPQALTLPSAQAPPKPPRLHLDDKAPAVPSGEEDGEGGSAASLLHPCASRFAAPTNGFAEEKGSAEPAFLSHAGSLLSLHVDLGPSILEDVLQVMEKHQAEGVGGSIQDSGRQEILT